A section of the Ignisphaera sp. genome encodes:
- a CDS encoding 30S ribosomal protein S27e, which yields MAKKKRILIPEPRSRFIRVKCTVCGNEQVVFDHATFPSRCLVCGTQIVQPTGGKVKLINAEVVKTLD from the coding sequence ATGGCTAAAAAGAAAAGAATATTGATACCAGAACCTAGATCGAGATTTATTAGAGTTAAGTGCACAGTATGTGGAAACGAACAAGTGGTATTCGATCACGCAACATTTCCTTCGAGATGTCTCGTGTGTGGAACTCAAATTGTTCAACCAACCGGAGGCAAAGTAAAACTCATTAATGCTGAAGTTGTAAAGACACTAGACTAG
- a CDS encoding 50S ribosomal protein L44e, whose protein sequence is MKIPKTINTYCPKCRSHTQHSITIYKHGKRRTLAQGQRRYLRKQEGYGSKRKPEQKRFAKVTKKVVLKLKCSKCGFIHHRAGIRIKKAEQA, encoded by the coding sequence TTGAAGATACCAAAGACTATAAACACATATTGTCCTAAATGTCGTTCACATACACAGCATAGTATAACTATATATAAACACGGCAAACGTAGAACCTTAGCCCAAGGTCAAAGGAGATATTTAAGAAAACAAGAAGGATATGGATCAAAACGTAAACCAGAGCAAAAGAGATTCGCAAAAGTAACCAAAAAGGTGGTGCTGAAGCTTAAATGCTCAAAATGCGGATTTATACACCATAGAGCAGGAATAAGGATTAAGAAAGCTGAACAAGCATAA
- a CDS encoding DNA primase small subunit domain-containing protein yields the protein MDEKKWLGSDLVFDIDANEISECQESGKYVQMKFCRKCGFYIQQLDVKSCPQCGEELSKFEHIEPECINIAKEHVAKLIDILENDLGFTKIITTFSGHRGFHVIVELGEPYSYMSPDERREIVSYIKVDDYQLKAFIDQIIKKSKKYVVLPPRVTDGGIRRRIARYLANYVDEEIREFIMGSKSVLNFEVAQKVYEYLIQHLNDVAKAISVCIDAKVTIDITHLIRVSNSVNGKTGWRVIQINNADVYAFELSPHNLSASDVKLKIRFLTSIPRVTVIDEEFSFKKGEEASLEYPYASYFVYKGLASIVNVVR from the coding sequence ATGGATGAAAAAAAGTGGTTAGGAAGCGATCTAGTGTTCGATATTGATGCTAATGAAATATCCGAATGTCAAGAAAGTGGTAAGTATGTTCAGATGAAGTTCTGTAGGAAATGCGGTTTCTACATTCAACAGTTAGACGTTAAATCGTGTCCACAATGTGGAGAAGAACTAAGCAAATTTGAACATATCGAGCCAGAGTGTATCAATATAGCTAAAGAACATGTTGCAAAGCTTATCGATATACTTGAAAACGATTTAGGCTTTACTAAGATAATCACAACGTTTTCGGGTCATAGAGGATTCCATGTGATTGTAGAACTTGGTGAACCATATAGTTACATGTCCCCAGATGAAAGGCGCGAAATAGTATCTTACATAAAAGTCGATGATTATCAGTTGAAAGCATTCATAGATCAAATAATTAAGAAGTCAAAGAAGTACGTGGTGCTTCCACCAAGAGTTACTGATGGTGGTATAAGAAGACGAATAGCAAGATATCTAGCTAATTATGTAGACGAAGAGATTAGAGAATTCATAATGGGATCCAAATCCGTACTGAATTTTGAAGTAGCACAAAAAGTTTATGAATATCTAATACAACATTTAAATGATGTAGCTAAGGCTATTTCAGTCTGTATAGATGCTAAGGTCACAATAGATATTACGCATTTAATTAGAGTCTCAAATAGTGTAAATGGAAAAACGGGTTGGAGAGTGATTCAAATTAACAACGCAGATGTATATGCTTTTGAGCTATCACCTCATAACCTATCGGCCTCTGACGTTAAACTTAAGATAAGATTCCTAACCTCTATACCGCGAGTAACGGTAATAGACGAAGAATTCAGTTTTAAGAAAGGTGAGGAAGCTTCTCTTGAGTATCCATATGCATCATACTTTGTATATAAAGGTCTAGCATCAATAGTTAATGTAGTTAGGTGA
- a CDS encoding DEAD/DEAH box helicase, translated as MMEVLGEDGIKRLLNIVGFDSPTLVQKIAIPRILGHDLDVIIVAPTGSGKTEAAFLPLMYKLTLKGMNDSSGIKVLYITPLRALNRDIYRRIERIASIFKLNVGIWHGDTSPSARKRVLKNPPSILITTPESLQILLIKDRIRDNFRRLYAVVVDEAQDILPNKRGAELAVALERLDEIVGRHVRRLLISSPLGNVDSIAHYFFSGRRYDIVYVKGAKKYDIEVMVSDNSYSDGVFDTDNVVSFLCNKILGTEVPGQVLLFANTRVMAEELGYSLSKCLGKNDIALHHSSLSRDIRELVEGMFKRGNLHVVVATSSLELGIDVGGVDMVIQYMSPRQALKLIQRVGRSGHREQAISRGIIVVPPLVTELMESLIISRRAMRGFLERLNYHLAPLDVLAHQIVGIILERRHANIEEIWRIITKAMPFNSMTLSQFEAVIDFLNTIGMIKCKSRECAYTKRGLIYYVSTNMIPDTNHYEAKSLLDRKTMGLLDEEFALTCNEDDVIVLAGRLWKIVRVDTEKREVVVLPIESSDKEVLPKWIGETIPVHRNVAREVCAFARRFCTCDTDICVDKLMDEYKANEVIREFFKKNREKICRIYPRDDAIIVELFRVQKENTSLLAFYTCLGTKASEAFSLLIEYLIKYELGVSVAYKSHQLGTVLLINSLLGKDDLIKIFKRLHQIARAPDEVTEIIKNVVKSSSLFKWRLVNVAKKLGIIGKEVEATNVKRIIEGLSNIDIVVSEALRELYVEKIDIDELLRFLQNFVNGKIKVKIIVSSKASPFIEEITALGVFRTLVKYSILPRETIIEIVKRRLLETEIKLFCTSCYNTWNINLKEKLNSCNSLFSCSIVCPYCGSMAITLVNQADETRLLKRVFEKLKRSSHENIKFLQIEKEALDRHRKLVDFIMNHGVAGIIALRGIGIGTETAKRIIAKSSDLNTLIMNIIDQEKTFLRTARYWRNTE; from the coding sequence ATGATGGAAGTTCTGGGAGAAGATGGTATTAAACGATTGTTAAATATTGTGGGATTCGATTCTCCAACTCTTGTTCAAAAAATTGCGATACCGAGGATACTAGGTCACGATCTAGATGTAATAATAGTTGCTCCTACAGGTAGTGGTAAGACTGAAGCTGCTTTTTTGCCCCTTATGTATAAGTTAACATTAAAAGGTATGAATGATAGTAGTGGTATTAAAGTACTTTACATAACTCCTTTGAGAGCTCTAAATAGAGATATATATCGTAGAATTGAACGGATTGCATCGATTTTTAAGCTAAATGTAGGTATATGGCACGGTGATACTTCTCCAAGTGCTAGAAAAAGAGTTCTAAAGAATCCACCTAGTATATTGATTACTACTCCAGAAAGTCTCCAAATATTGTTAATTAAGGATAGAATAAGAGATAACTTCCGCAGACTGTATGCCGTTGTAGTAGACGAAGCTCAAGATATTTTACCGAACAAACGAGGAGCAGAACTTGCTGTAGCTCTTGAGAGACTCGATGAAATTGTCGGTAGACATGTGAGAAGATTGCTCATTTCTTCTCCATTAGGGAATGTGGATTCCATTGCTCATTACTTTTTCTCGGGCAGAAGATACGATATAGTGTACGTTAAAGGTGCTAAGAAATATGATATAGAGGTGATGGTTTCAGATAATTCATACAGTGATGGTGTATTTGATACTGATAATGTTGTATCATTCTTATGTAACAAAATCTTAGGTACTGAAGTCCCTGGACAAGTGCTTTTGTTTGCTAACACACGTGTCATGGCAGAAGAACTTGGTTATAGCCTATCTAAGTGTTTAGGTAAGAATGATATAGCCTTGCATCATAGTTCCTTATCTAGAGATATAAGAGAATTGGTTGAAGGGATGTTCAAAAGAGGAAACCTACATGTCGTCGTTGCTACCTCTAGTCTCGAATTAGGTATAGATGTAGGTGGTGTAGATATGGTTATACAGTACATGTCTCCTAGACAAGCATTAAAACTTATTCAAAGAGTTGGTAGATCTGGACATCGAGAACAAGCTATATCTAGAGGAATTATAGTGGTTCCACCACTTGTGACAGAGCTAATGGAATCCTTAATTATATCTCGTAGAGCCATGAGAGGTTTCCTAGAACGTTTAAACTATCACTTGGCACCACTTGACGTACTTGCTCATCAAATAGTAGGTATAATTCTAGAGAGAAGACATGCTAATATAGAGGAGATATGGAGAATAATTACAAAAGCTATGCCGTTCAACTCTATGACGTTATCACAGTTTGAAGCTGTAATAGATTTCCTCAACACAATTGGTATGATCAAGTGTAAAAGTAGAGAATGTGCATACACTAAGAGGGGACTTATATATTATGTATCAACAAACATGATTCCCGACACTAATCATTACGAAGCTAAATCTCTCCTAGATAGAAAAACTATGGGATTACTTGATGAAGAATTTGCATTAACGTGTAATGAAGATGATGTTATTGTTTTGGCGGGTAGGTTATGGAAGATAGTCAGAGTTGATACCGAGAAGAGAGAGGTGGTAGTTTTACCCATAGAATCATCTGATAAAGAGGTTCTACCTAAATGGATTGGCGAAACTATACCGGTTCATAGAAATGTTGCACGTGAAGTATGTGCCTTTGCCAGAAGATTCTGTACCTGTGATACCGATATTTGTGTAGATAAGTTAATGGATGAGTATAAAGCCAATGAGGTCATAAGAGAATTCTTTAAAAAGAATAGAGAAAAGATTTGCCGAATATACCCTAGGGATGACGCTATTATTGTAGAATTATTTCGTGTACAAAAAGAGAATACGTCATTACTTGCCTTCTATACATGCCTAGGTACGAAAGCCTCAGAAGCTTTTTCCCTATTGATAGAGTATCTAATAAAATATGAATTAGGTGTATCAGTAGCATATAAATCGCATCAGTTAGGTACGGTTCTCCTCATCAATAGTCTACTTGGCAAGGACGACTTAATCAAGATTTTTAAGAGGCTTCATCAAATAGCTAGAGCCCCTGATGAAGTAACAGAAATTATTAAGAACGTAGTTAAGAGCAGTTCTTTGTTTAAATGGAGGCTAGTAAATGTCGCTAAGAAACTAGGCATCATAGGTAAGGAAGTTGAAGCAACTAACGTGAAAAGAATTATTGAAGGTTTATCTAACATTGATATTGTTGTTTCAGAGGCTTTAAGAGAACTTTATGTAGAGAAAATCGATATAGATGAGCTTTTAAGATTTCTTCAAAATTTTGTTAATGGTAAAATCAAAGTCAAAATAATAGTCTCTTCAAAGGCATCACCATTTATTGAGGAAATTACTGCATTAGGCGTATTCAGAACCTTAGTCAAATATTCAATACTTCCTCGCGAAACTATAATCGAAATCGTCAAGAGAAGGCTCCTTGAAACCGAAATCAAATTGTTTTGCACCTCTTGCTACAATACATGGAATATAAACTTGAAAGAGAAGCTAAATTCGTGTAATTCGTTATTCTCTTGCTCTATAGTATGTCCCTACTGTGGATCCATGGCTATAACATTAGTTAATCAAGCTGATGAAACACGCTTACTCAAGAGAGTGTTTGAAAAACTTAAGAGAAGTAGCCACGAAAATATTAAGTTTCTACAAATCGAAAAAGAAGCTTTAGATAGACATCGGAAACTAGTAGATTTCATTATGAACCATGGAGTGGCAGGAATTATAGCTCTTCGAGGTATTGGTATAGGTACTGAGACCGCAAAACGTATTATAGCTAAGTCTTCAGATCTTAATACACTAATAATGAATATCATAGATCAGGAAAAGACATTCTTAAGGACTGCAAGATATTGGAGAAATACAGAATAA
- the cedA1 gene encoding DNA import protein CedA1 codes for MDIVELIRDLIGKIVVISWMLFLLTWIIGWAIKGSPIPSGKIRRVGQGLIEDAIWGAFWVAIGTSIFWLISYISSAIGNVLPKAPVPELP; via the coding sequence ATGGATATAGTGGAACTAATTAGAGACCTAATAGGAAAAATAGTTGTAATTTCGTGGATGTTATTCCTATTAACGTGGATAATTGGATGGGCTATCAAGGGATCCCCCATACCTTCAGGCAAAATTAGAAGAGTAGGACAAGGTTTAATAGAAGACGCTATTTGGGGCGCCTTTTGGGTTGCTATTGGGACCTCTATCTTTTGGTTAATATCGTACATATCTTCAGCCATCGGAAATGTACTGCCAAAAGCCCCTGTACCTGAACTACCTTAA
- the speD gene encoding adenosylmethionine decarboxylase, giving the protein MEASLLEKKVLVYGKHIVGDLYECEEDKLNDVLYLVNLVREAAIVGNMTLLDIKSWKIGFGVSVFGIVLESHISIHTWPEYSFATVDVYSCGTHTDPEKAFNFIASSLRPKRVEKRIVLRNYELEEY; this is encoded by the coding sequence ATGGAGGCCTCATTACTAGAAAAAAAGGTGTTAGTATATGGGAAACATATTGTAGGAGATCTCTATGAATGTGAAGAAGATAAGCTAAATGATGTATTGTATCTCGTAAATCTAGTGAGAGAAGCAGCAATTGTTGGTAACATGACATTACTTGATATAAAATCCTGGAAAATAGGGTTTGGCGTTAGCGTGTTTGGTATTGTGTTGGAGAGTCACATATCTATACATACTTGGCCTGAATACTCGTTTGCCACGGTTGATGTATATAGTTGTGGTACTCATACAGATCCAGAAAAAGCATTCAACTTTATAGCATCATCATTAAGGCCTAAGCGTGTAGAAAAAAGGATTGTCTTACGAAACTATGAATTAGAGGAATATTGA